A single window of Salvia splendens isolate huo1 chromosome 8, SspV2, whole genome shotgun sequence DNA harbors:
- the LOC121744667 gene encoding uncharacterized protein LOC121744667, protein MEEEPAGRDSRIIPTSKKNLLAQTLLQWSKAGVVPHGAIQKAATQFGVSRKTAQRIWAEAKLQIQSGVPVNIRGRVKGYEHKDKFQLDAAKVRELSVLERSNIRKLAYKLDVSKSTVGRFVKKQHLRPHTNAIKPILTSSNKVARIRWSLSHIQPLIANGMLKYHPMHNVVHIDEKWFYMTKTSERPHFAENGEVIFYGKIGIFPFTTMEPAKRKSKNRPRGTMETKPIQSVNKEVMRACLIEKIIPAIKAKWPHNVSKEIFIQQDNAKPHIHHNDADFLAVASTDGFKFHIRCQPPQSPDCNVLDLGYFRAIQSLQDDKVAKGVDELLRNVHSSFDELSPYTLNNVFLTLQGCLTEILKVQGCNGYKTPHMNKERLTRMGTLPQALEVEEGVVKAAVAYLQLPEHDVSTNYDISGVTAAVGF, encoded by the exons ATGGAGGAGGAGCCTGCTGGAAGAGACTCTCGTATAATACCAACCAGCAAAAAAAATCTGCTAGCTCAGACACTGCTGCAATGGAGCAAGGCAGGAGTAGTACCACATGGAGCTATTCAAAAGGCAGCAACACAGTTTGGTGTTAGCAGGAAGACAGCCCAGAGAATTTGGGCAGAAGCAAAACTCCAAATTCAGAGTGGAGTACCTGTCAACATAAGAGGCAGAGTTAAGGGATATGAGCACAAAGACAAATTCCAGCTTGATGCTGCAAAGGTAAGAGAGCTATCAGTTCTTGAGAGATCTAACATTCGTAAGCTTGCTTATAAACTTGATGTAAGCAAGAGCACAGTTGGTAGGTTTGTGAAAAAACAACACCTAAGGCCACACACAAATGCCATTAAGCCTATACTTACCTCTTCAAACAAAGTGGCCAGAATTAGATGGAGTCTAAGCCATATTCAACCACTCATAGCCAATGGTATGCTAAAATATCACCCAATGCACAATGTGGTGCACATAGATGAAAAATGGTTTTACATGACTAAGACTTCAGAAAG GCCACATTTTGCAGAAAATGGAGAAGTCATTTTTTATGGAAAAATAGGCATATTTCCATTCACAACTATGGAGCCAGCAAAGAGGAAGTCCAAGAACAGACCAAGAGGCACTATGGAGACAAAGCCAATTCAATCAGTTAACAAGGAAGTAATGAGAGCATGTCTAATTGAGAAG ATCATACCAGCAATCAAGGCAAAATGGCCACATAATGTGAGCAAGGAGATTTTCATACAACAAGACAATGCCAAGCCTCATATACACCACAATGATGCTGACTTTCTAGCAGTAGCATCCACAGATGGGTTCAAGTTTCACATCAGGTGCCAACCTCCACAATCCCCAGATTGCAATGTGTTGGATTTGGGATATTTTAGAGCAATCCAATCTCTACAAGATGATAAGGTGGCTAAGGGAGTGGATGAGTTGTTGAGGAATGTGCATAGCTCCTTTGATGAACTTAGCCCATACACACTCAATAATGTTTTCCTTACTCTACAAGGTTGTCTAACTGAGATTCTTAAGGTGCAAGGGTGCAATGGATACAAGACCCCACACATGAATAAAGAGAGGCTAACAAGGATGGGGACACTGCCACAAGCTTTagaggttgaagaaggagttGTTAAGGCTGCTGTGGCATACCTCCAATTGCCAGAGCATGATGTGAGTACAAATTATGACATCTCAGGTGTCACAGCAGCTGTGGGCTTCTAG